TCACAGCCACCCCATTGAGCCCTACAAATAAAGCGCCGTTGTATTTTCGTGGGTCCGTGCGGGCCATCACTTGGCTGAGTACAGGCTTTATAAGCAAATAGCCAAGCTTCGCCATCATCGAACTCTTGAATGCTGACTTAAGAAACTGCGTGTAGAGCTTAGCCGTTCCTTCTGCTGTTTTTAAGGAGACGTTGCCGGTAAAACCGTCTGTGACCACCACATCAACCGTTCCAAGAGTAATATCGTCGCCCTCAACAAATCCTATAAAGTCCATATCCAGGTCTGACTCTCTTAGGAGTGCGGCCGCTTCCCGCAATACATCCGTGCCCTTCAAATCCTCGGACCCAATATTGAGCAAACCAACCCTAGGAATCTCTAATCCTGTGATTGCACGGGTGAAGCAGGCCCCCATCACGGCGAACTCGACCAAGTTGCGCACATCACATTGCGCGTTGGCCCCAAGATCCAACATCACAGTCTCGCCAACCTGATTGGGAAATAGTGAGCAAATGGCCGGTCGATCTATGCCTGGGAGTGTGCGCATGCTCAATTTCGCCATGGCCATCAGCGCGCCTGTATTGCCGGCAGAGACAACGCCATCAGCTTCACCGGTCTTCACGGCGTTGATCGCGTTCCACATACTCGAATTACGGCCCTGGCGTATGGCCTGCGAGACCTTTTGCTCACCGGTGACAACATCATCGCAATGGCGAATGTCGCAACAGTCTTGAAGGAGGGCGTTTTCGTCGAGATATGGCTGAATTTCGTCGCTACGGCCAAAGAGGAGATAACGGGTGTTTGGATATCGCAGACGCGCCTCTGCTATGCCATTCATGACAATGGCTGGGGCGGCATCGCCACCCATAGCGTCCACAGATAGGGTGATTTCTTTTGTCACCAACAGCCCCCGATCCCTTCACGGACGGCGCAAACAGCCCCACTTTGTGCGGGAAACGGGTTTATCCCGTTCAGCCATTAAGCCTGTAAATGCGCCTTTATTTGGCGCAAAGACCTTATAATACGGCGTCTGCGGGTTCTACCACATCACGGTCATTATAGGATCCACAAGCCTGACAGACATGGTGAGGACGCTTCAGTTCCCCACAATTTGGGCATTCCTGATGAACGCTGACACTCAGCGCATCATGAGCGCGGCGCATATTCCGCTTGGATTTTGAGGTTTTCTTCTTAGGTACGGCCATTGTTCTTACTTTCTAGGAATCTCGGGGTTTGGACCGCTCCGAGTAACCGGGCACCAAACGACGGCGTGTACATACCCAATACAAGGCCCCGGGGCAAGACCTGAGAGCATTAGTCTCAAGTCTTCATTTGCCTTTTTTGAGACGAGATAAGGCGGCAAATGGGTTGGCTGGTGTTAAGTCCTCATCATCCGGGTCATTATCAGACCATTCTTGCTCATTAAAACTGGCTCCA
The sequence above is drawn from the Rhodospirillaceae bacterium genome and encodes:
- the rpmF gene encoding 50S ribosomal protein L32, with amino-acid sequence MAVPKKKTSKSKRNMRRAHDALSVSVHQECPNCGELKRPHHVCQACGSYNDRDVVEPADAVL
- the plsX gene encoding phosphate acyltransferase PlsX, which translates into the protein MTKEITLSVDAMGGDAAPAIVMNGIAEARLRYPNTRYLLFGRSDEIQPYLDENALLQDCCDIRHCDDVVTGEQKVSQAIRQGRNSSMWNAINAVKTGEADGVVSAGNTGALMAMAKLSMRTLPGIDRPAICSLFPNQVGETVMLDLGANAQCDVRNLVEFAVMGACFTRAITGLEIPRVGLLNIGSEDLKGTDVLREAAALLRESDLDMDFIGFVEGDDITLGTVDVVVTDGFTGNVSLKTAEGTAKLYTQFLKSAFKSSMMAKLGYLLIKPVLSQVMARTDPRKYNGALFVGLNGVAVKSHGGTDALGFANAIGVAVDMVDRDLNSSIGEQLTHLNFDVAEPEQVATTL